In Bacteroidales bacterium, a genomic segment contains:
- a CDS encoding Gfo/Idh/MocA family oxidoreductase, which produces MSLLGNPLFAGRKSDIAADNKRIGIIGLDTSHSIAFTQTFNEDNGDKDFAGYRVVAAYPKGSSTIRSSYERIPGYKEKVKEMGVEIVDSIEELIDQVDFVLLETNDGRLHLEQAMPVLEAGKTMFVDKPVTASLSDAIILYDKAEQYNVPIFSSSSLRHGTANAQAIARGKLGKVLGASTYSPATIEQTHPDLFWYGIHGVELLYTVMGTGCKSVERVYTEGTDMVVGLWQNKRIGTFRGMREGKHDYGGMAFGEEGNSTLGEYQGYKPLLKEIANFFDTGEPPVPREETLELLAFMEAADESKRLGGASVNLGTIWERARKEAGTRG; this is translated from the coding sequence ATGAGCCTTCTGGGCAATCCGTTGTTTGCAGGGCGAAAGTCCGATATTGCCGCCGATAATAAAAGAATAGGGATTATTGGCCTGGATACTTCTCATTCTATTGCTTTTACCCAGACATTCAATGAGGATAACGGCGATAAGGACTTTGCAGGATATCGTGTTGTAGCTGCTTATCCCAAAGGCAGCAGCACCATCAGATCCAGCTATGAACGGATACCCGGGTATAAAGAAAAGGTAAAGGAGATGGGGGTTGAGATCGTGGATTCAATAGAAGAATTGATAGACCAGGTAGATTTCGTACTTCTGGAGACCAATGACGGGCGGCTGCATCTGGAGCAGGCCATGCCGGTACTGGAAGCAGGCAAAACCATGTTTGTGGATAAACCCGTTACGGCTTCTTTAAGCGATGCCATTATCCTATACGATAAGGCAGAGCAGTACAATGTACCCATATTTTCTTCTTCCTCCTTGCGGCATGGCACGGCCAATGCCCAGGCAATTGCCCGGGGTAAACTGGGAAAAGTTTTGGGGGCTTCTACTTATAGTCCCGCCACGATCGAGCAAACCCATCCCGATCTATTCTGGTATGGGATACATGGCGTAGAATTATTGTATACAGTTATGGGTACAGGTTGTAAAAGTGTTGAACGGGTCTATACCGAAGGCACAGATATGGTTGTTGGCCTCTGGCAGAATAAACGTATAGGTACCTTCCGCGGTATGCGCGAGGGTAAACACGATTATGGTGGTATGGCTTTCGGGGAAGAGGGTAATTCGACACTGGGCGAATACCAGGGGTATAAACCTTTGTTGAAGGAAATAGCAAATTTTTTTGATACAGGCGAACCCCCGGTACCCCGTGAGGAGACACTCGAATTGTTGGCCTTTATGGAAGCCGCAGATGAAAGCAAACGCCTGGGAGGTGCCTCAGTTAACCTGGGAACAATATGGGAACGTGC